One genomic window of Aeromonas sp. FDAARGOS 1405 includes the following:
- a CDS encoding antirestriction protein: MIDCRKRIKKLPQIEPHGFIVPGYNLKLSENVAMTLRFLSGDDAYMPGPLDVFEADNGAIFLAADRPGLARVLWVGNYVDEMVSHQAAGIIATIFTLTGLSEVVPEQAKGAIRVKLDQLKNYATTHVESAIIERVLD, encoded by the coding sequence GTGATTGATTGTCGTAAGCGGATAAAAAAACTCCCTCAAATCGAACCGCATGGGTTCATTGTGCCTGGGTATAATCTGAAATTATCCGAGAATGTAGCGATGACGCTCAGATTTCTATCTGGGGATGATGCCTATATGCCTGGGCCGCTTGATGTATTCGAGGCCGACAATGGAGCTATATTTTTAGCTGCTGATCGTCCTGGGCTTGCTCGCGTTCTATGGGTCGGAAATTACGTTGATGAAATGGTAAGCCATCAGGCAGCAGGGATCATCGCTACAATCTTCACACTAACGGGCCTATCTGAAGTGGTGCCAGAGCAGGCTAAGGGAGCGATCCGCGTGAAGTTAGACCAGCTGAAAAATTACGCTACTACTCACGTTGAATCAGCCATCATTGAGCGAGTATTAGACTGA
- a CDS encoding ArdC family protein — protein MTDLYAVVTDTIIKQMEAGLEESGPLWVNQCSSMPTNFSTGVPYKGINVLLLWAAAYEHGYTSPYWLTFKQLVALGGNVKGQKSVTCIRYQIAERKNDQGEIEKYPMVKPFHVFNLDQIEGITAPAVANPGTTGMIEACERIFTLSGAVIHEEGDKACYMPHRDEIYLPTRQQFFELERFYSVGFHELTHWTAHKSRLDRDLSGRFGDEAYAFEELVAELGACFLSSDAGFFYRGVPHHASYIQSWLRVLKSDKKAIFSAASQAQKAYDYINGLVTVAAEQPEKVAA, from the coding sequence ATGACCGACCTTTATGCAGTTGTGACTGACACCATCATCAAGCAAATGGAAGCTGGCCTAGAAGAGTCTGGCCCGCTCTGGGTTAATCAATGCAGCAGCATGCCCACAAACTTTTCAACCGGTGTGCCCTATAAGGGGATCAATGTTCTGCTCCTTTGGGCGGCAGCTTATGAGCACGGTTACACCTCCCCATATTGGCTGACGTTCAAACAGCTCGTTGCGTTGGGGGGTAACGTCAAAGGTCAGAAGTCGGTTACCTGTATCCGATATCAAATAGCGGAACGGAAAAACGATCAGGGCGAAATTGAAAAGTATCCAATGGTTAAGCCATTCCATGTATTTAATCTTGATCAGATCGAAGGGATCACCGCTCCCGCTGTGGCCAATCCTGGTACAACCGGCATGATCGAAGCCTGCGAACGGATTTTCACTTTGAGCGGCGCGGTGATCCATGAAGAAGGCGACAAGGCATGTTACATGCCGCATCGTGATGAAATTTACCTCCCGACCCGCCAACAATTTTTTGAGCTAGAGCGATTTTACTCTGTAGGGTTCCATGAGCTGACGCACTGGACGGCGCATAAATCTCGCCTTGACCGAGACCTATCTGGCCGATTTGGTGATGAAGCCTATGCATTTGAGGAGCTGGTTGCCGAGCTCGGCGCTTGTTTCTTAAGCTCTGATGCCGGATTTTTCTATCGGGGTGTGCCGCACCATGCGAGCTACATTCAATCATGGTTGCGAGTTTTGAAGTCAGACAAAAAGGCAATCTTTAGTGCTGCCTCCCAAGCTCAGAAAGCATACGACTACATCAATGGCCTTGTGACTGTAGCTGCGGAACAGCCTGAAAAAGTTGCCGCTTAA
- a CDS encoding type IV secretion system DNA-binding domain-containing protein, which translates to MSAKERHSLTSITRGGQIFNNFVVMLFQVVRQYFFMLVGFWVVVFALLSFNLLTPAEKHYGWYWLVSSVEVNHLGNADNSLRLDLLDGSVRRVSWKQIYSNTLMQSYADKLSFKVYISAFISMLPTIIAAIILAKWMRRKGERIAEDEHVRGLSLGSVSDIKRIVAKIEKKSGQRSLFSISGVPLPPFQECSGILLTGSPGVGKSTTYRDLMLQLRAAECKAFIYDISGEFVRKFYRPGKDIILNPFDKRSASWDVWSEGKHEIAYNRIAQASIREDKKSGDPFWTIAPQLVLSSLMDKVAKSCTEPSMHDLMHIILHLPDEYMANIVAGTDAASVLNMNVEKLAGSIRAIISTNLRSFKYLHGSGERFSFKEWAHEDSDRWVFVTVRDDLKATLSPLITVFVEMALSAILSAETNEAAGKPYRRVAAFVDELGTLNPVPSLVEFVSTGRKFGGFPVFGIQSNSQGVDLYGKEKFEAFTDSIGTVMAFRTNGSEGASWAAKQLGKQESQQTTENASYGANSIRDAVNVNKVRKEQEVVMSGEIQQLPDLESYLRLGRGLPLVRLKIPPVVLPDVADAFDMTCDLDDYKPVDTAVLYDSRGGDVDGLINHMVAQSKANRELQEPDTTAKDIADQNQPLPKELSTNFDMGSI; encoded by the coding sequence ATGAGCGCAAAAGAGAGACATTCGCTAACCTCGATCACCCGAGGGGGTCAGATTTTTAACAACTTCGTGGTGATGCTTTTCCAAGTTGTTAGACAGTATTTTTTCATGCTGGTTGGGTTCTGGGTGGTTGTATTTGCATTGCTTTCGTTCAACCTTCTGACTCCTGCTGAAAAGCACTATGGATGGTATTGGCTAGTATCTTCCGTAGAGGTGAATCACTTGGGTAATGCTGACAATAGCTTACGGTTGGACTTGCTTGATGGAAGTGTAAGAAGAGTTAGTTGGAAGCAGATTTACTCAAACACTCTAATGCAATCTTATGCCGACAAGCTGAGCTTCAAGGTCTATATATCAGCTTTCATTTCGATGCTCCCAACGATTATTGCAGCCATCATCCTTGCTAAGTGGATGAGGAGAAAGGGGGAGAGGATTGCAGAAGATGAGCATGTAAGAGGGCTCAGCTTAGGGAGCGTTTCGGACATAAAAAGAATAGTTGCAAAGATTGAAAAGAAGAGCGGTCAACGCTCTTTATTCAGCATATCCGGTGTTCCACTCCCTCCATTTCAGGAGTGCTCTGGCATCTTGCTGACAGGCTCACCTGGGGTAGGGAAGTCAACAACATATCGAGATTTAATGCTTCAGCTAAGAGCGGCGGAATGCAAAGCATTTATCTATGACATATCCGGTGAGTTTGTCAGGAAGTTCTATCGGCCAGGCAAGGACATCATTCTTAACCCTTTCGATAAACGCTCCGCTAGCTGGGATGTGTGGTCTGAGGGAAAGCATGAGATTGCGTACAACAGAATCGCCCAGGCATCTATCAGAGAGGATAAAAAATCAGGCGATCCATTCTGGACGATCGCACCTCAATTGGTGCTTTCATCCTTAATGGATAAGGTTGCAAAATCCTGCACTGAACCATCAATGCATGACCTGATGCATATCATCCTCCACCTTCCAGATGAGTACATGGCAAACATCGTAGCAGGGACGGATGCAGCATCAGTCCTGAACATGAATGTTGAAAAACTGGCTGGTTCAATACGCGCGATCATCTCAACAAACCTTCGTTCTTTTAAATATCTTCACGGAAGTGGTGAGAGGTTCAGCTTCAAGGAATGGGCACATGAAGATAGCGATAGATGGGTTTTTGTGACAGTTAGGGATGACCTCAAGGCAACGCTATCTCCTTTGATCACTGTCTTTGTGGAAATGGCTTTGAGTGCAATTCTGTCAGCCGAAACCAATGAGGCTGCAGGTAAGCCATATCGAAGAGTTGCGGCATTTGTTGATGAGCTCGGCACGTTAAACCCTGTCCCATCACTCGTTGAATTTGTATCGACTGGCCGCAAATTCGGCGGGTTCCCTGTGTTTGGAATACAGTCTAACAGCCAGGGTGTTGACCTCTATGGAAAGGAAAAGTTTGAGGCTTTCACCGACTCTATAGGTACAGTCATGGCATTCAGGACAAATGGATCTGAAGGGGCATCTTGGGCGGCTAAACAGCTAGGGAAACAGGAGAGTCAACAAACCACAGAGAATGCTTCATATGGTGCAAACTCGATTCGTGATGCGGTAAATGTCAACAAAGTAAGAAAAGAACAAGAGGTGGTAATGTCAGGGGAAATTCAGCAATTACCAGACCTCGAAAGCTACTTACGATTGGGGCGTGGCCTTCCTCTTGTTCGACTGAAAATTCCGCCTGTTGTACTGCCAGATGTGGCTGATGCATTCGATATGACATGCGACTTAGATGACTATAAACCTGTCGATACAGCAGTTCTCTATGATTCTCGTGGAGGCGATGTTGACGGCCTCATTAACCATATGGTTGCCCAATCTAAAGCCAATAGAGAACTTCAGGAACCTGATACAACAGCAAAGGATATTGCTGATCAAAACCAACCACTTCCTAAAGAACTCTCTACCAATTTTGATATGGGGAGCATCTAA
- the mobF gene encoding MobF family relaxase, with protein sequence MLSIKRLSNAGEAGGYYGEAGYYTKDGVALASEWGGQGAEALGLSGLTVDLDRFTELLEGKIDSVTHLGKPDGQGKIVHAPGHDFTFSAPKGISIAALMGGDERLIDAHHAAVKVAMSELEKRVLARKDGERVNTGNFMYASFTHTVSRANDPQLHTHNVIPNATLIDAAWYSLESKEMYQFKMMAGLIYRSELAVLAHKLGYTVEVTDRQKGFWDIKEISDELKFETSKRRREVEKSAAERDITSQKGLEAAAVMSRASKGKMTPEQLWEIWDSTAASLGVDVGKIVEEATDRATQRVQEEQKNHSPSLHMDDPNSGVENADEQIPGVHPEALRATRLAARALAANEAVFDQDDVLKGALKLGFGLGSNSFSKSDIDTALEAIIEHKELLVRPHGLTTPEAIRKESYIVSSMLNLKGVYAPVATKDDVQHHISNFEAELSKKLGVPAKLTSGQVKAAELIVTTKDAIVGVQGLAGTGKTTMVNVVNSIAHAQDFKLVGLAQSGSATETLFNETGIESHTLDSFIFRTQQNREAYGPRYAGKEIWLIDEASLANAGHFADLITEARRSGARIVFTGDTEQHESIEWGKIFYLLQAHGMKTALMDDITRQRNSPQLLAAIKAYYAGDITKTFEMLQDNIHESKSPLSAMISAFEEKTPAHRDESIFIIPTNSQRREFNIAAHEILKKEGLIGQEDIKTKVFSRAGLNYEEMKDVRFFQTYKVEAIEFHQNIPEQGIFAGERYMLNLGKSDVVKNQLHLENFKTGEVRILDLFGVTGDKAKMMFDAYRLDSVQLSENEVVTWKKTRKDMGLMNGDQLKLVGFDKTAGKLHFKKEKDGSTVTLDQSEYHDLDYSYAVTSQVSQGLTKKESYSLLSSTNKYLSTFRALLVNISRATEKAHIFVDDTKKLIKVMRDNSEGKTIATRHVSAESMRKYASHTKSKEPDVTRLVEDDLNVALANLAEKKGVFTHDDIKKETLKWSLGRYTPLDIDHGIEKARALKTLSLVSPGDNGNHTFALASTMRNEAALVKHIADGVGRRSKIMGASKFDQFRCVA encoded by the coding sequence ATGTTGAGTATTAAAAGACTAAGCAATGCAGGTGAGGCCGGCGGATATTACGGCGAGGCAGGCTATTACACTAAGGATGGCGTTGCTCTAGCGTCTGAGTGGGGAGGGCAAGGGGCAGAGGCACTTGGGTTAAGCGGATTGACAGTTGATCTTGATAGATTCACTGAACTTCTTGAGGGGAAAATCGATTCGGTTACTCATCTTGGCAAACCTGATGGCCAAGGGAAAATTGTTCACGCCCCTGGTCACGATTTTACTTTTTCAGCTCCAAAAGGGATCTCGATTGCTGCCCTAATGGGGGGGGATGAACGCCTGATAGATGCTCACCACGCCGCCGTAAAAGTTGCAATGTCGGAGTTAGAAAAAAGAGTCCTCGCTAGGAAGGATGGCGAGCGAGTCAATACTGGTAACTTCATGTATGCATCGTTCACTCACACAGTATCCAGGGCAAACGATCCACAGCTTCATACTCACAATGTAATTCCAAATGCAACGCTGATTGATGCCGCATGGTATAGCCTTGAAAGTAAAGAAATGTACCAGTTTAAGATGATGGCTGGTCTGATCTATCGATCCGAATTGGCTGTGCTTGCTCATAAACTGGGCTATACGGTTGAAGTAACAGATAGACAAAAAGGTTTCTGGGATATCAAGGAGATCAGTGACGAACTCAAGTTTGAAACTTCAAAACGCCGGCGAGAAGTTGAAAAGAGTGCGGCTGAGCGAGATATCACATCCCAGAAAGGGCTGGAAGCTGCAGCAGTGATGAGCCGCGCATCCAAAGGTAAGATGACCCCAGAACAACTTTGGGAGATCTGGGATTCTACCGCCGCCTCTCTGGGTGTTGATGTTGGGAAAATTGTTGAGGAAGCCACTGATAGGGCAACTCAACGAGTCCAAGAAGAGCAAAAAAATCACAGCCCATCATTGCATATGGATGATCCGAATAGCGGCGTCGAGAATGCTGATGAACAAATACCTGGGGTTCATCCTGAAGCTCTTCGGGCTACTCGTCTGGCCGCGAGGGCACTAGCCGCTAACGAGGCCGTCTTTGATCAAGATGATGTGCTGAAAGGAGCCTTGAAACTTGGTTTTGGATTGGGCTCTAACTCGTTCAGTAAAAGTGATATCGACACGGCACTAGAGGCCATTATCGAGCATAAAGAACTCCTGGTCAGGCCCCACGGACTGACAACACCTGAAGCAATAAGAAAAGAATCCTATATCGTATCGAGCATGCTGAACCTGAAAGGGGTTTATGCACCGGTCGCAACTAAAGATGATGTCCAGCACCATATCTCTAATTTTGAAGCTGAGTTATCCAAAAAGCTGGGGGTGCCTGCAAAGTTAACCAGTGGCCAAGTCAAAGCTGCCGAGCTAATCGTGACGACCAAGGATGCCATTGTGGGTGTCCAAGGTCTGGCTGGTACAGGTAAAACGACAATGGTTAATGTGGTTAATAGTATTGCGCATGCGCAAGACTTTAAGCTCGTTGGCCTAGCTCAAAGTGGATCAGCCACAGAAACCTTATTCAATGAGACTGGCATAGAATCACACACACTTGATAGCTTCATTTTCAGAACCCAGCAGAACAGGGAAGCCTATGGGCCAAGATACGCTGGTAAAGAAATTTGGTTGATTGATGAAGCATCCCTAGCGAATGCGGGTCACTTTGCCGACCTGATCACAGAGGCTCGCCGCTCAGGAGCTAGGATCGTTTTCACTGGTGATACAGAACAACATGAGTCTATTGAGTGGGGTAAGATTTTCTACCTGTTACAAGCCCACGGAATGAAAACCGCTCTGATGGATGACATTACTCGGCAGCGCAATAGCCCACAGTTATTGGCTGCCATAAAAGCCTATTATGCAGGTGATATAACCAAGACTTTTGAAATGTTGCAGGACAACATTCATGAATCTAAGTCCCCCTTATCTGCAATGATTTCTGCCTTTGAGGAAAAAACACCAGCTCATCGTGATGAATCTATTTTCATCATCCCTACAAACTCACAACGGCGTGAGTTTAATATCGCCGCACATGAAATACTCAAGAAAGAAGGCTTGATCGGCCAAGAGGATATCAAGACTAAAGTATTCTCTAGAGCTGGGCTTAACTATGAAGAAATGAAAGATGTTCGATTCTTTCAAACTTACAAGGTAGAGGCCATCGAGTTTCATCAAAACATCCCCGAGCAAGGGATTTTTGCTGGTGAACGATACATGTTGAATCTGGGGAAATCGGATGTTGTTAAAAATCAACTCCACCTCGAAAATTTTAAAACCGGCGAGGTTCGCATACTGGATCTATTTGGTGTAACTGGCGATAAAGCGAAGATGATGTTTGATGCCTATCGCTTAGATAGTGTGCAGCTTTCTGAGAATGAGGTGGTGACCTGGAAGAAGACTAGAAAAGATATGGGGTTAATGAATGGTGACCAGCTTAAGCTTGTTGGTTTTGATAAAACCGCTGGTAAGTTGCATTTCAAAAAAGAAAAGGATGGCTCAACTGTAACGCTGGATCAAAGTGAATACCATGACCTTGACTATTCATATGCTGTCACGTCCCAAGTATCTCAAGGGTTAACAAAGAAAGAATCATACTCTCTGCTTAGTTCAACAAACAAATACCTTTCAACCTTTAGGGCTCTTCTTGTAAACATTAGCCGCGCAACTGAGAAGGCGCACATCTTTGTAGATGACACCAAAAAGTTGATAAAGGTCATGAGGGATAATAGTGAAGGGAAGACAATTGCAACTAGGCATGTATCTGCTGAAAGCATGAGAAAATATGCTTCTCATACAAAAAGTAAAGAACCTGACGTTACGCGACTTGTTGAGGATGACTTAAATGTTGCCTTAGCAAACCTCGCTGAAAAAAAAGGTGTTTTCACACACGATGATATAAAGAAGGAAACGTTGAAATGGAGCTTGGGTCGTTACACTCCATTAGATATTGATCATGGAATTGAAAAGGCCAGAGCACTAAAGACATTATCATTAGTTTCTCCTGGTGATAATGGAAATCACACTTTTGCATTGGCCAGCACAATGCGGAACGAGGCCGCCTTGGTCAAGCATATTGCAGATGGTGTTGGCCGCCGCTCTAAAATTATGGGCGCCAGTAAGTTTGATCAGTTTCGTTGCGTCGCATAA
- a CDS encoding AAA family ATPase yields MLAIQPNQRETLEKALTSRNETSFVATYARDGTAEAFRTVGASMLQEAGYKVRAFGLTGKTCDEIAKAQLRGGNIKNWISQLESRSSNGQKTNNSKDVWLVEDSALLDAKTILDVSRFARYTGARVIFLGNELENSLSWGNTLELLRSQNLPVIESQTKALSQDENVSKATLAFRSGRIKDALDSIDNLMHEVNHKEPGIDSSIRHEVIAQSYLGMPKDERDQVAVIIPDSRSINLVTDKIRDGLRKEGTISESLVTISSEKSVFMTEVERSDARGYKEGLIVRLPNNAPMRVESVDKEHNFVVLLDDKGQRFKISGRDLKGATVTQQTKVDFAKGDKLVFTKSLPRDLIKVSESNLKTKENLRGVRSKSEGKVIGYDDESNSLTILLSNGRVIGVNPHEFPHLSHNYVSNSFSLKSGEAKEHALVLLESNKTHSLTHEQIHGVLSNVKGSVRIITDDKKRAISALSENPGFQQSALANRQVVVTSKDRAADFSRDLGMMMGGSSRYGMKLREKVIEKIENIKKTYNIGLQRERSL; encoded by the coding sequence ATGCTTGCCATACAGCCCAACCAACGTGAAACACTAGAGAAAGCGCTAACCTCTCGGAATGAAACCAGTTTCGTAGCTACCTACGCGAGGGATGGAACCGCCGAGGCATTTAGAACCGTTGGCGCTTCAATGTTGCAAGAGGCGGGTTACAAAGTTAGAGCCTTTGGCTTAACCGGTAAAACATGCGATGAGATTGCAAAGGCTCAATTGAGAGGTGGGAATATAAAAAACTGGATCTCTCAACTTGAATCTCGCTCTTCAAATGGTCAGAAAACGAACAACTCAAAGGACGTTTGGCTAGTAGAGGACAGCGCATTATTGGATGCAAAAACAATTTTAGATGTATCTAGGTTTGCTAGATACACTGGAGCTAGAGTCATTTTCTTGGGTAATGAGCTGGAAAACTCACTGTCATGGGGTAACACTCTTGAATTACTGAGAAGCCAGAATCTTCCCGTTATTGAATCACAGACAAAAGCTTTATCTCAGGATGAAAATGTAAGCAAGGCTACGCTTGCATTCAGGAGTGGAAGAATTAAAGACGCCCTAGATAGCATTGATAATCTTATGCATGAGGTAAACCACAAAGAGCCAGGGATAGATAGTTCTATTCGTCATGAGGTAATCGCACAAAGTTACCTCGGCATGCCTAAAGATGAAAGGGATCAAGTTGCGGTAATAATACCAGACTCGCGCTCTATCAATTTGGTTACTGATAAAATAAGAGATGGATTGAGAAAGGAGGGAACAATAAGTGAAAGCCTGGTAACCATTTCATCTGAAAAATCGGTATTTATGACAGAAGTTGAACGTTCTGATGCTAGAGGTTACAAAGAGGGGCTTATTGTAAGGCTTCCGAATAACGCTCCAATGCGGGTTGAGTCCGTTGATAAAGAGCATAACTTTGTTGTGTTGCTAGATGATAAAGGCCAGCGATTTAAAATCTCTGGCCGAGATTTGAAGGGAGCAACAGTAACTCAACAAACGAAAGTTGATTTTGCAAAGGGTGACAAGCTGGTCTTTACTAAGTCACTACCTCGGGATTTAATTAAGGTGAGCGAATCAAACCTGAAAACAAAAGAAAATCTTCGGGGAGTAAGGAGTAAATCAGAAGGAAAGGTTATTGGATATGATGATGAATCAAATAGCCTGACCATCTTGTTGTCAAACGGGAGGGTTATTGGTGTAAACCCCCATGAATTTCCGCACTTATCACATAATTATGTGAGCAATTCTTTTTCACTGAAAAGCGGGGAAGCTAAAGAGCACGCACTTGTTTTGTTAGAGTCGAACAAAACACATTCGCTCACACATGAACAGATTCATGGTGTTCTTAGCAATGTAAAAGGCTCTGTGAGGATTATTACTGATGATAAGAAAAGAGCAATCTCAGCATTGAGCGAAAATCCAGGTTTCCAACAATCTGCTTTAGCCAATCGGCAAGTTGTTGTCACCTCAAAAGATCGGGCTGCTGATTTTTCTCGAGACTTAGGGATGATGATGGGGGGATCTTCAAGGTATGGCATGAAATTAAGAGAAAAGGTAATCGAAAAAATCGAGAACATTAAAAAGACCTACAACATTGGTCTACAAAGAGAAAGGAGCCTATAA
- a CDS encoding lytic transglycosylase domain-containing protein translates to MQKKHFKIALTIMAIALSNPAHPYSLNDYHKHNAGQVSNIKRIDSTYPIKNEHTVSEFGFMRCFQDMSHRYNVKKNLLIAHAIKESHLNPDAVNRQKEGEAVGLMQIHSQWFPRLQKDYHITRDMLLRDPCLNISVGAWIIANNFSAKGVSWDAVGAYYGGYSDSKADDRYWYYGGKGGIREIYRRLEQGEDPILIAKE, encoded by the coding sequence GTGCAAAAAAAACACTTTAAAATCGCTTTAACAATCATGGCTATAGCCCTATCTAACCCAGCACACCCCTATTCTTTAAACGACTATCACAAGCATAACGCAGGACAGGTAAGCAACATCAAAAGGATTGATTCAACCTATCCAATAAAGAATGAACATACTGTATCAGAGTTTGGCTTCATGCGTTGCTTTCAAGACATGAGCCATCGCTACAATGTGAAAAAAAACCTTCTCATTGCCCATGCGATTAAAGAAAGCCACCTGAATCCAGATGCAGTTAATCGACAAAAAGAGGGTGAAGCTGTAGGTCTGATGCAAATCCATTCTCAATGGTTCCCTCGCTTGCAAAAAGACTATCATATAACAAGAGATATGTTACTGAGAGATCCATGCCTGAACATCAGCGTTGGCGCGTGGATTATAGCGAACAATTTTTCAGCCAAGGGCGTGTCCTGGGACGCCGTTGGCGCCTACTACGGGGGATACTCAGACAGCAAAGCAGATGATCGTTATTGGTACTATGGGGGGAAAGGCGGTATTCGAGAGATATACCGAAGGCTAGAACAGGGTGAGGATCCAATCCTGATTGCTAAGGAGTAA
- a CDS encoding H-NS family nucleoid-associated regulatory protein, producing the protein METVLSNEAISEYLANHQRRRAFLRHCNLDSLRQLVADTQVIIDAKEEEELARMEQEEKKKKAIDDATRELMQLGVTPEEVFEALSGNKPSATTSKIKQTAFKRPDNGKIVFWSRRGQVPKALRDLYEIHGRAGLDQFIVKE; encoded by the coding sequence ATGGAAACCGTACTATCTAACGAAGCAATATCTGAATACTTGGCGAATCATCAGCGCCGCCGAGCCTTTCTGCGTCATTGCAATCTCGATTCACTCCGTCAACTGGTTGCTGACACTCAAGTGATCATTGATGCTAAAGAAGAAGAAGAATTGGCCAGGATGGAGCAGGAAGAAAAAAAGAAAAAGGCTATTGATGATGCCACCCGAGAGCTCATGCAGCTTGGAGTAACACCTGAAGAGGTGTTTGAAGCGTTATCAGGCAATAAGCCCAGCGCAACCACTAGCAAGATCAAGCAGACAGCCTTTAAACGCCCTGATAATGGCAAAATTGTTTTCTGGTCTCGCAGGGGCCAAGTGCCAAAGGCTTTGAGAGATCTATACGAGATTCACGGCAGGGCCGGCTTGGATCAGTTCATCGTAAAAGAATAA